The following coding sequences are from one Aquificaceae bacterium window:
- the ftsH gene encoding ATP-dependent zinc metalloprotease FtsH, whose protein sequence is MQWMKSIFIWVVLLGFMVLAFNLFESNRSQSAVRTPVNTVLELAEEGKLKEVKVKDNLLTGVTTEGQKIETGIPPGSDIVNKLIDKGVKVEVAVQESSWLVPFLVSWLPILLFIGIWIYMMRQVSGGGNPTSRAFSFGKSRAKVYIDEKPKVTLENVAGMEEVKEEVKEIIEYLKDPVKFQKLGGRPPKGVMFYGEPGVGKTLLAKAIAGEAHVPFISVSGSDFVEMFVGVGAARVRDLFDTAKKHAPCIIFIDEIDAVGRSRGALNLGGGHDEREQTLNQLLVEMDGFDTSEGIIVIAATNRPDILDPALLRPGRFDRQIYIPRPDVRGRYEILKVHARDKKLAPNVDLEIVARATPGFTGADLENVLNEAALLAARKGKEAIEMQDIEEAIDRITMGLERKGMVISPKEKEKIAYHEMGHAIMSLMVPGSDALHKVSIIPRGMALGVTQQLPIDDKHMYDRQDLYGKILTLMGGRAAEEVFYGKEGITTGAENDLQRATELAYRMVSMWGMSERVGPLAVRRTVNPFLGGMTTSVDISEDLRREIDEEVKKILTKAYEDTKKVVLEYREAIQAVVKRLLEKETMSCEEVVEILKLHGVEVKSECKKEEFKVEMEEKKSLEQEVA, encoded by the coding sequence ATGCAGTGGATGAAAAGCATTTTTATATGGGTTGTTCTTCTGGGTTTTATGGTTCTCGCCTTTAACCTCTTTGAGAGCAATAGAAGCCAGTCTGCAGTCAGGACACCGGTGAACACGGTGCTTGAGCTTGCAGAGGAAGGCAAGCTTAAAGAGGTAAAGGTAAAGGATAACCTGCTTACAGGTGTGACCACAGAAGGTCAGAAGATAGAGACGGGCATACCGCCGGGTTCTGATATAGTGAACAAACTTATAGACAAGGGAGTAAAGGTTGAGGTGGCTGTGCAGGAAAGCAGCTGGCTTGTGCCTTTTCTTGTCTCATGGCTTCCTATTCTTCTTTTTATAGGCATATGGATATACATGATGAGGCAGGTGAGCGGTGGGGGGAACCCCACCTCAAGGGCTTTCAGCTTTGGCAAAAGCAGAGCAAAGGTATACATAGACGAGAAGCCCAAGGTCACCCTTGAGAATGTGGCGGGTATGGAAGAGGTAAAAGAAGAAGTCAAGGAGATAATAGAATACCTGAAAGACCCTGTGAAGTTCCAGAAGCTGGGCGGTAGACCTCCAAAGGGCGTGATGTTTTATGGTGAGCCCGGTGTGGGTAAAACCCTTCTGGCAAAAGCCATTGCTGGTGAAGCCCATGTGCCCTTTATTTCAGTTTCGGGTTCTGACTTTGTGGAGATGTTCGTTGGTGTAGGTGCTGCGAGGGTGAGAGACCTCTTTGATACAGCAAAAAAGCACGCTCCGTGCATCATATTCATTGATGAAATAGACGCAGTGGGTCGCTCGAGGGGTGCCCTCAACCTCGGAGGAGGGCATGACGAGAGGGAGCAGACCCTCAACCAGCTCCTTGTGGAGATGGACGGCTTTGACACCTCCGAAGGAATAATAGTCATTGCCGCCACCAACAGACCGGACATACTTGACCCTGCTCTGCTCAGACCTGGCAGGTTTGACAGACAGATATACATACCAAGACCCGATGTGAGGGGCAGGTATGAAATACTCAAGGTGCATGCAAGGGACAAGAAGCTGGCTCCCAATGTGGACCTTGAGATAGTAGCAAGAGCGACCCCAGGCTTTACGGGCGCAGACCTTGAGAACGTTCTGAATGAGGCGGCCCTTCTTGCGGCAAGGAAGGGAAAGGAAGCCATAGAGATGCAGGACATAGAAGAAGCCATAGACAGGATTACCATGGGTCTTGAGAGGAAGGGCATGGTAATCTCACCGAAAGAAAAAGAAAAAATCGCATACCACGAGATGGGACACGCCATAATGAGCCTGATGGTCCCGGGCTCTGATGCCTTGCACAAGGTCTCCATAATACCAAGGGGTATGGCTCTTGGGGTGACGCAACAGCTACCCATAGATGACAAGCACATGTATGACAGGCAGGACCTCTACGGAAAGATACTCACCCTCATGGGCGGGCGTGCTGCAGAAGAGGTGTTCTACGGCAAAGAAGGCATCACCACAGGTGCGGAGAACGACCTTCAAAGAGCAACGGAGCTTGCCTACAGGATGGTTTCCATGTGGGGCATGAGTGAGCGCGTTGGTCCGTTGGCGGTGAGAAGAACAGTAAACCCATTCCTTGGTGGCATGACAACCTCCGTGGATATAAGCGAGGACCTGAGAAGGGAGATAGACGAGGAGGTAAAGAAGATACTTACAAAAGCATACGAGGATACGAAGAAAGTCGTTCTTGAATACAGGGAAGCCATTCAGGCTGTAGTAAAAAGGCTTTTGGAAAAGGAAACCATGTCCTGTGAGGAGGTGGTTGAAATACTCAAACTCCATGGAGTTGAGGTAAAAAGCGAGTGCAAGAAGGAAGAGTTTAAGGTTGAGATGGAAGAGAAGAAAAGCCTTGAGCAGGAGGTAGCATGA
- the leuC gene encoding 3-isopropylmalate dehydratase large subunit, producing the protein MGMTITEKILADHAGKREVHPGELITVKIDLAMANDVTAPLAIKILEKYGIQKVFDPEKIALVLSHFVPAKDIKSAEQAKIVRDFARKHNIKWFFPEGEGIEHTILPEQGIVVPGDLVVGADSHTCTYGGIGAFATGMGSTDIAYAMATGETWLKVPPTMKFVFYGKLQPWVSGKDLILHTIGHIGVDGALYKAMEFDGEAVRSLSIEQRLTIANMAIEAGGKSGIIAPDEKTIEYVSQRAKKPWKVYQSDPDASYEVLYEWDAGKIEPLVAWPYLPSNVHPVSESTHITVDQAFIGSCTNGRIEDLRVAAKILKGKKVHPYVRCIVIPASKQVYMQALKEGLIDIFLSAGCSVSVSTCGPCLGGHMGILAEGERCISTSNRNFPGRMGHPKSEAYLANPAVVAASAVLGRIAHPEEVVRKEELEEVLA; encoded by the coding sequence ATGGGAATGACCATCACAGAAAAAATACTTGCAGACCACGCGGGGAAAAGGGAAGTCCACCCCGGTGAGCTCATTACGGTGAAGATAGACCTTGCCATGGCAAACGATGTGACTGCACCCCTTGCCATAAAGATACTGGAAAAGTATGGCATACAGAAGGTATTTGACCCTGAGAAAATAGCTCTGGTTCTCTCTCACTTTGTGCCTGCAAAGGACATAAAGTCTGCAGAGCAGGCAAAGATAGTGAGGGATTTTGCAAGGAAACACAACATAAAGTGGTTTTTCCCAGAAGGTGAGGGCATAGAACACACTATATTGCCCGAGCAGGGTATTGTGGTGCCCGGAGACCTTGTGGTGGGTGCAGACTCTCATACATGCACTTACGGGGGCATAGGCGCCTTTGCCACAGGCATGGGTTCCACGGACATAGCCTACGCCATGGCAACGGGAGAAACATGGCTCAAGGTCCCGCCTACGATGAAGTTTGTCTTTTACGGCAAGCTCCAGCCCTGGGTCTCAGGCAAAGACCTCATACTGCATACCATAGGTCACATAGGAGTGGATGGAGCCCTCTACAAGGCTATGGAGTTTGACGGCGAAGCCGTAAGGAGTCTCTCAATAGAGCAGAGGCTCACCATAGCCAACATGGCGATAGAGGCCGGTGGCAAGAGCGGAATAATAGCACCCGACGAGAAGACCATAGAGTATGTATCCCAGAGGGCAAAAAAGCCCTGGAAGGTCTATCAGAGCGACCCTGATGCCAGCTACGAGGTATTATACGAGTGGGACGCAGGCAAGATAGAGCCTCTGGTTGCCTGGCCCTACCTGCCATCAAACGTGCACCCTGTTTCTGAATCAACCCACATAACTGTAGACCAGGCCTTTATAGGCTCCTGCACCAACGGAAGGATTGAAGACCTCAGAGTAGCGGCAAAGATACTCAAAGGTAAGAAGGTCCACCCATATGTTAGATGCATAGTAATTCCAGCTTCCAAGCAGGTATACATGCAGGCTCTGAAGGAAGGTCTTATTGACATCTTCCTTTCTGCAGGCTGTTCTGTTTCCGTTTCCACATGCGGTCCATGCCTTGGTGGTCATATGGGCATTCTGGCGGAGGGTGAGCGTTGCATATCCACCTCCAACAGGAACTTCCCCGGAAGGATGGGACATCCAAAGAGCGAGGCATACCTTGCCAACCCTGCAGTGGTGGCTGCAAGTGCAGTCCTTGGCAGGATAGCCCATCCTGAGGAGGTGGTCAGAAAGGAGGAGCTTGAAGAGGTTCTTGCTTGA
- the tilS gene encoding tRNA lysidine(34) synthetase TilS, with amino-acid sequence MKYHRLLRKVVQFQRKKRLIPENSSLLIAFSGGVDSVALALCMLRLWDFFRLKRLALAHVNHQIRGEEAFRDESFCLNFARSKGVEIFVRRLRVVSHGENLEARARELRYRALEEIRQEAGFDLIATAHHLNDLLETMLLWLVRGAGREGLLGFEEKEGRVIRPLYLATREEIEDFVKSEGETWVEDSTNYDLSYARNLIRHRVVPELKKINPRLEESFLRLREILKEEEDVLQKLTQEAIESVIKDGDMDRRAFLKLPHAIRRRLIYRLYGIKSMKGVESFINSVKRGMPLKSPEA; translated from the coding sequence ATGAAATATCACAGGCTGCTCAGAAAGGTGGTTCAGTTTCAGAGGAAGAAAAGGCTTATACCTGAAAACTCTTCCCTTCTTATTGCCTTCTCAGGAGGTGTGGACTCTGTTGCCCTCGCCCTGTGCATGCTCCGGCTATGGGACTTTTTCAGGCTGAAGAGGCTCGCCCTTGCCCACGTAAACCATCAGATAAGGGGGGAGGAAGCCTTCAGGGATGAGTCCTTCTGTCTGAACTTTGCCAGGAGTAAGGGAGTTGAAATCTTCGTAAGAAGGCTCAGGGTTGTGTCCCATGGAGAAAACCTTGAGGCAAGGGCAAGGGAGCTAAGATACAGAGCCCTTGAAGAGATAAGGCAGGAGGCTGGCTTTGACCTCATAGCCACCGCCCACCACCTTAACGACCTCCTAGAGACCATGCTCCTGTGGCTTGTGCGTGGTGCAGGAAGGGAGGGGCTCCTTGGCTTTGAAGAAAAAGAGGGAAGAGTAATAAGACCCCTCTACCTTGCCACAAGGGAGGAAATAGAGGATTTTGTAAAATCAGAGGGAGAGACATGGGTAGAGGACTCCACCAACTACGACCTGAGCTACGCGAGAAATCTAATAAGGCACAGAGTTGTCCCAGAGCTGAAAAAGATAAACCCCAGGCTTGAGGAGAGCTTTCTCAGGCTCAGAGAAATACTGAAGGAAGAGGAGGATGTTCTTCAGAAACTTACACAGGAAGCCATAGAGAGTGTTATAAAAGATGGCGATATGGACAGAAGGGCATTTTTAAAGCTACCCCATGCTATAAGGAGAAGACTCATATACAGGCTCTACGGTATAAAAAGCATGAAAGGTGTGGAAAGCTTTATAAACAGTGTAAAAAGGGGCATGCCCTTGAAAAGCCCAGAGGCATGA
- the panD gene encoding aspartate 1-decarboxylase yields MQRFMLKSKVHRARITGAELHYEGSLSLDLALMEAADLLPFEKIEVYNVSNGARFSTYVIPAPRYSGEVRLNGAAARLGAVGDIIIIASYAIFNEQELENYSPYLVYVNENNQIKEVRRDMVIEGVGSTYDW; encoded by the coding sequence ATGCAGAGGTTTATGCTGAAATCAAAGGTGCACAGAGCAAGAATAACGGGCGCAGAACTTCATTACGAAGGGAGTCTCTCCCTTGACCTTGCCCTGATGGAGGCGGCAGACCTTTTGCCCTTTGAAAAGATAGAGGTATACAACGTGAGCAACGGCGCACGCTTTTCCACCTATGTGATACCTGCCCCGAGGTATTCCGGTGAAGTCAGGCTCAACGGTGCAGCTGCAAGGCTGGGCGCTGTGGGCGACATAATCATCATAGCTTCATACGCAATTTTCAATGAACAGGAGCTAGAAAACTACAGCCCCTATCTGGTTTATGTAAACGAAAACAATCAGATAAAGGAAGTAAGGAGGGATATGGTTATTGAGGGTGTAGGAAGCACCTATGATTGGTAA
- the ilvE gene encoding branched-chain-amino-acid transaminase — protein MEYAFFEGNFVPIEEANINIKTNSFHYGTAVFEGIRAYWNEEHEQLYILFAREHYQRLIKNCRAMFMELPYSVEDLVSITVELLRKNQIREDVYIRPIAYFKDLKLTPKLIDYTPEVAIYTYNFGRYLDTSKGIRVKVSSWRRNDDNSIPSRWKVAGAYVNSALAKTEALMAGYDEALMLNQHGFVAEGSGENIFLIREGRAITPSYSEHILEGITRSAVKRLLRNELVVEVEERPVSRSELYVADEIFLTGTAAEITPVVEVDNRKVGNGETGSITKELQEIYFRAVRGMIERYSGWLTPVYEK, from the coding sequence ATGGAATACGCCTTTTTTGAAGGGAACTTCGTCCCCATAGAAGAAGCAAACATAAACATAAAGACCAACTCCTTCCACTACGGCACTGCCGTCTTTGAGGGTATTAGAGCCTACTGGAACGAAGAGCATGAGCAGCTGTATATCCTCTTTGCCAGAGAACATTACCAGAGGCTCATAAAAAACTGCAGGGCCATGTTCATGGAGCTTCCCTACAGCGTGGAGGACCTTGTTAGCATAACGGTAGAGCTCCTCAGAAAGAACCAGATAAGAGAGGATGTTTACATAAGACCCATAGCATACTTCAAAGACCTGAAACTCACACCAAAGCTCATAGACTACACTCCTGAAGTGGCCATATACACCTACAATTTTGGAAGGTATCTGGATACTTCCAAGGGCATAAGAGTAAAGGTTTCCTCCTGGAGGCGTAACGACGATAACTCCATACCTTCAAGATGGAAGGTGGCGGGAGCCTATGTAAACAGCGCACTGGCGAAAACAGAGGCTCTCATGGCAGGTTACGATGAGGCTCTCATGCTGAACCAGCACGGTTTTGTGGCGGAGGGGTCTGGAGAAAACATATTCCTCATAAGAGAGGGAAGGGCTATAACGCCCTCCTATTCAGAACATATACTTGAGGGCATAACAAGGTCTGCTGTAAAAAGACTTCTGAGAAATGAGCTTGTGGTTGAAGTGGAAGAGCGTCCTGTATCAAGGAGCGAGCTGTATGTGGCTGATGAGATTTTCCTTACAGGAACTGCAGCTGAGATAACTCCTGTGGTGGAGGTGGACAACAGGAAGGTGGGGAATGGAGAGACGGGAAGTATCACAAAAGAACTTCAGGAAATATACTTTCGTGCCGTGAGGGGAATGATAGAAAGATACTCTGGCTGGCTTACACCCGTTTATGAAAAGTGA